A portion of the Acidimicrobiales bacterium genome contains these proteins:
- a CDS encoding NAD(P)(+) transhydrogenase (Re/Si-specific) subunit beta: MDDLTLGGYLLAAILFVGGLKLLARPRTAVRGNQLGATGMLVAVVVTLTDDAIITWPWLVAGVIVGTVVGVPLALRVRMTAMPELVALFNGFGGAASVLVAVASFTEVIDLGGDDSQVKGATVMTVLIGSVTFTGSLVAVGKLREALRFGGVPGNRVVLAAAVVASGVLCGGVVADPETDAWLWALVAVGAVIGILGTAPIGGADMPVVIALLNSLSGVAAAAAGFALDNTVLIVAGALVGASGLVLTRIMCAGMNRSLLDVLAGGGGGGGAVADADDVYGGHIRSTDATEVALMLETAGRVVIVPGYGLAVAQAQHAVRDLTAKLTGQGTEVLFGIHPVAGRMPGHMNVLLAEAEVPYEQLLEMDDVNPLLDQTDVAIVLGANDVVNPIARTDPDSAIAGMPIIDVGRARVVIVIKRSLSPGFAGIPNPLFAADNTLMLFGDGREVVQDLNRAIAEI, encoded by the coding sequence TTGGACGACCTCACGCTCGGCGGCTATCTGCTCGCCGCCATCCTCTTCGTCGGCGGCCTGAAGCTCCTTGCCCGACCGCGCACCGCCGTGCGGGGCAACCAACTCGGCGCGACGGGAATGCTCGTCGCGGTCGTCGTCACGCTGACCGACGACGCGATCATCACGTGGCCGTGGCTCGTCGCCGGAGTGATCGTCGGGACCGTCGTCGGCGTCCCGCTCGCCCTGCGGGTCCGCATGACCGCCATGCCCGAACTGGTCGCCCTCTTCAACGGCTTCGGCGGGGCCGCGTCGGTTCTTGTCGCGGTCGCCTCGTTCACCGAGGTCATCGATCTCGGGGGCGACGACAGCCAGGTCAAGGGTGCCACCGTGATGACGGTCCTCATCGGATCGGTGACCTTCACCGGCAGCCTCGTGGCGGTCGGCAAGTTGCGGGAGGCCCTCCGTTTCGGCGGGGTACCCGGGAACCGGGTGGTCCTCGCCGCCGCCGTCGTGGCCTCCGGCGTGTTGTGCGGCGGTGTCGTCGCCGATCCCGAGACCGACGCGTGGCTGTGGGCGCTCGTCGCCGTCGGCGCGGTCATCGGCATCCTGGGGACGGCACCCATCGGCGGTGCCGACATGCCGGTCGTGATCGCACTGCTGAACTCGCTGTCGGGCGTCGCCGCAGCGGCGGCGGGGTTCGCCCTCGACAACACCGTGCTCATCGTCGCCGGCGCCCTCGTCGGGGCGAGCGGGCTCGTACTGACCCGGATCATGTGTGCCGGGATGAACAGGTCGCTGCTCGACGTGCTGGCGGGCGGCGGCGGTGGCGGTGGAGCTGTGGCCGACGCCGACGACGTCTACGGCGGCCACATCCGCAGCACCGACGCCACCGAGGTGGCACTGATGCTCGAGACCGCCGGCAGGGTGGTGATCGTCCCCGGCTACGGGCTCGCCGTCGCCCAGGCCCAACATGCGGTGCGTGACCTCACCGCCAAGCTGACCGGGCAGGGCACCGAGGTGTTGTTCGGGATCCACCCGGTGGCGGGACGAATGCCCGGCCACATGAACGTCCTGCTCGCCGAGGCCGAGGTCCCCTACGAGCAGCTCCTGGAGATGGACGACGTCAACCCGCTCCTCGACCAGACCGACGTCGCCATCGTGCTCGGCGCCAACGACGTCGTGAACCCGATCGCCCGCACCGACCCCGACAGCGCGATCGCCGGAATGCCGATCATCGACGTCGGTCGCGCCCGGGTCGTCATCGTCATCAAGCGATCGCTCAGCCCCGGCTTCGCCGGCATCCCCAATCCGCTGTTCGCCGCGGACAACACGCTCATGTTGTTCGGCGACGGACGCGAGGTCGTCCAGGATCTCAACCGGGCGATCGCTGAGATCTGA
- a CDS encoding NAD(P) transhydrogenase subunit alpha translates to MPFLVALTLFVIAGFLGVELITKVPPTLHTPLMSGSNAISGITLVGALVAAGTDHTTLTTVLGFVAVTLAVVNVVGGFLVTDRMLKMFSSRRRPGGDERDDRQGRS, encoded by the coding sequence ATGCCCTTCCTCGTCGCCCTCACCCTCTTCGTCATCGCCGGGTTCCTCGGCGTGGAGCTGATCACCAAGGTCCCGCCCACGCTGCACACCCCGCTCATGTCCGGCTCGAACGCGATCTCGGGCATCACCCTCGTCGGCGCCCTCGTGGCGGCGGGCACCGACCACACGACGCTCACGACCGTGCTCGGCTTCGTGGCGGTGACTCTCGCCGTGGTCAACGTGGTCGGCGGGTTCCTCGTGACCGACCGGATGCTGAAGATGTTCTCGTCGCGACGACGCCCCGGAGGCGACGAGCGAGACGACCGGCAGGGGCGGTCCTGA